In the genome of Candidatus Krumholzibacteriia bacterium, the window TTTCGATCGCCGGGAGCATGGTGAGAGCCATCACCACGTCGCCCAACGCCGCGATCTTGACGATCAGGATTTCCAAGGCTTCCCCCCCACGTCACGCGAGTTTAGGTGCGCAGCTTGGCGTAGGGAAGGCGGAGCAGCTTGACGAGCTGCCGGCCGACCCAAGGCGTGCCGTTCAGCTCGAGGTAGCGGTCCTGGCTCGTGTAGTAGAGGCGCTTGCGCTCCCGCGACGAGCGCAGGCTCTGCCCGCCGAGGTGGATCACTCGGGCGGCGGGCTCACGGACCACGGTCTTGCCGGAGCGCCGATAGCGCCGGCAGAGATCGACGTCCTCGTAGTAGAGGAACAGACGCTCCGAGAAGCCGCCGAGCTGCAGGTACTCGACCCGCCGTGCCATCACCGCCACCGCCGAAACCCAGTCGGGCTCCACCGTCGTGAGGACGGTGCGGGTGCGCCGGGCCAGAATGCGGCCCGCCGTGGGAAAGATGCCTTGCGCGTCGGACTGAAGCGTCTGCCCGTCGGCTCGATAGACGTCCGGCGCCACCAGACCGATGTCGGGGCGCTGCTCCAGCTTGGCGCGCAAGAGCGCCAAGCAACTGGGCTGCACCAAAGCATCGCTGTTGAGGAAAAAGAGAAAGTCCCCCCTCGCCAGCCGGGCGCCCCGGTTACAGGCGGTGCCGAAGCCGAGGTTCTCGTTTTGGGGGAGGAAGGTGACCGGGGCAGCGGCGAAGCGGCGCTGCAGGTGCTCGCAGCTGCCATCGCCGGAATGATTGTCCACCACGATCACGCGCCGCAGGCACTCCTCGGGGAGGGCCGAGGCGATGGCCCGCTCGGTGCATTCCTGGGTCTTGTAGTGGACGACGATGACGTCGACGTCGCGCATGGC includes:
- a CDS encoding glycosyltransferase family 2 protein, with the translated sequence MRDVDVIVVHYKTQECTERAIASALPEECLRRVIVVDNHSGDGSCEHLQRRFAAAPVTFLPQNENLGFGTACNRGARLARGDFLFFLNSDALVQPSCLALLRAKLEQRPDIGLVAPDVYRADGQTLQSDAQGIFPTAGRILARRTRTVLTTVEPDWVSAVAVMARRVEYLQLGGFSERLFLYYEDVDLCRRYRRSGKTVVREPAARVIHLGGQSLRSSRERKRLYYTSQDRYLELNGTPWVGRQLVKLLRLPYAKLRT